Genomic DNA from Lactococcus garvieae:
TCACACATGTGTGTTTGCTTAATGTAGTTCACTTCATCCATCAGCATTTGCCAGCTTGTGGGCTTATCCATTCGATGAACATTCATATTTGCTGTAGATCCCTCAGTATCAATAAAGATAGGTGATGGGAATTGTGAAGCAAAGGTTGATTTACCAATTCCCTCGACTCCATACAAAACTACTTTTTGAGCGGTAGCAGTTGGACCGCTTGTAATGTTAAAACTCATTTCTTCCTCCTATAAATTCCAAGTGACCATTGGATAATTTACAAAGCCACTTCTTAACTCCATGCCAGTTTTTTCTACAATTCCTTCTTTTACCAACAACTCCAGTAATTCCTTACCTTTGTACATGTTAATATCAAAGAACTGGCTGTTATCAAATACTGGAAAATCAAGATTGACAGTTAGCACTGCATAGAGTTCTTTACTCTGAGTTTCTGCAGCTACTGCTAGACTTTGATCATGGGTGTAAGTTGTTTTAGTCAGAACTAATTGGTTACCATCAAAGGTTATTGTTTTGTTCATCATTTATCCCTTTCAATACTTCAATATATTTTTGATTATCTGAATTGAATTTCTTCAATTTCCCCCGAGGAATGGGAATAGCAATTTCCACAGATTCAATAAGCCAATTATTATGCCTTATCCTGTATTGCAAAGAGGTAATTAATTCTTCTTTTTTTCCAACTTTGTAATATATAAAACCTTTATAAGTAATTCTTTTATATCTACTACATTGCATTGCTGCCAAATATTCGGGAGATTTAGGACGAGGTGCCACAATTTCCAATTCCGACGTTTCTGGATTCACTTTACAAAATTTGAGTGGCTCCCGCGTTGCCATTTTTTCTTTTTTGTAATACGACCATCGAGCTACAAATGCCCTCGTAGTTTCTACTAAATTATCTAGTCGTGTATTATAAACGTCACCGTCTCGATATGTAATACATTCTGGTTCATAACCATAAAATGCTATAAATACTAATCGTCCCACGGTTTTCCAAAAAGTTAAACCTTCAAAAGTTAGCATTACTTGTGCACAACGTGGCTGCTTTTTAACTTTTAAAAATTTATTTGTGTAATAGGAAAATATTCTTCCATCTTTTGTAGCTCCATAGTTAGGATAATCTGGTATTTGTCTTATTTCCATAGCTCATACCTCAGAATTGATATTTAGGTGCTTCCGGGGCAACTGGTAAGACATTCTTATGTGTTGTTTCCACTTCCTCGCCGTAACCATCAGAGATAATAATTGAGCACTCGTCACCAGTTGAAACTCGTGTTGCGATAGCTTGCAGCTGCTCTTCTTCAAGCCATTGGCCAAACTCTTCAAGCGTTTCTACATCCATCTGCTCTAACTTGTCAATCAAGATAAATCCACATTCAGGCTTCAATTTACGTACAATAGCTGTTGATACTTTGAGTTGCTCAGCTCCAGACATATTGTCCCAGCGTTGGCCATTATAGAGAAGTTCTCCTTCAGAAACGGATAGACCAGGAAGAGGAAGATCCGCATCATCAAGCAGCTTTTTCATATCTCGACGGACATTGGCAATATCTTCATCAAGTTCCAGATACTGATTTTTATAATCTTGAGCATCTTCATTGGCTTTATCTTTGTCAAGATTAGCCCGAACTTTACGATTAATTTCATCCACTTGTTGGATATTTTGTTCAAGTTCTTCAGTTGATTCATCATGCAAATCTAATGCCGATTTTTCAGCAATTACAAGCTGTTGGTCAACTTTAGCTTTTTCTTCAATGAGACGAGCAATTTCGGAATCAAGTTCTGCTTGTCTTTGTTTCAAGCTATCTCGCTGCCCTCTAATTCGTCCATTTTCAGCGTTTTTAGCAAGAATAGCTTGTTGTTGCTGAATAAGTTCTGAGGCGCTGACAGGCTCTTTAGGAGCTTCTGGATAATAGGTTTGTTCATCCGCAAACTTCTGCTTCTGATCAGCAATCTGCCCAATCATGTGGCGTTCATTGTAGAGTTCTTTCTCTTTTTGCTCAAGAAGTGCTAATTGCTCACCTACACCGATAATTTGAAGTAAGGTCTTTGCCTTATCTGTATTTGATGCTTCCATGAACTTTGGCAAGTTGATTGCCAGTTCTTCAACAAATCCATTGAGCAATTGTTGGCCAGCTTTATTCCCACTTGGATCAATAACTTTTAAATCGCTATTCTTTCCATCTCTGCGAACTTCTAGACCATTGCTCATAACAATGTGCAAGCTAGGTGGTAACACGCTACCTTCGCGCTGTGGTTGGCTAGGTTTGTGCTTATTCCCGCCAAGTGCCCAGGCGATAGAGTCAAGAATAGAAGTTTTACCTTGACCATTACGACCGCCAATGATTGTTAGGCCATTTTTTGTAGGTTCAAGCTTTACTGCTTTAACCCGTTTTACATTTTCAATTTCAAGTTTATTGATTTTAATCATGTTTCCTCCGAATTTTTGATATAATTGGAGTAGAAAGTTCTCAAATTTCTACTCAGCTTCTGGTTGCCGCCAGGAGCTTTTTATTTTGCGATGAAGGGGCTATTTTCTAAATAATTAGCAAGTGTTTCTTCATCTTCTACAACTGTTTTTAGAGTTGTTGTAAATTCACGTACCTTCCGGCCTGTATCTGGTTCTTCATGAATTACCATATTTTCACGGTAATTAATCATGTTCTCTCGGCTGAAGTCGTTACGTTTGCGAATCTCAAGTTCAATTTGTTGCTCTTGGTACTTGTGTCTGAGATGTTCAAATTGGCTTTCCTTAAGTTCCAACTCAGCAAGTCGTTGTTTCGTTATAAATGCCATCTTTACTCCTTACTTATATAGATGAATTCCAGTAAGCTTCATTTTTGAACGCTTAGCAATGGCTTCGGCTTCATGGCGTGCATTAATTCGCATAGGTTGAACCAATCCTACAATGAAGTCTTTTTTTGCAGTTACAGATTTCTTTGTGTCTGGATCCAGTTGTTTGCGTTTAGCAGTAAGTACTGCATAAAATTTTGTTTTGTTCATTTTTAATTCCTTTTTTCTAATTATGACCAGATTCTCGATTTAGAGCTTCTCGGTTTATACGAGCAAAAACTTGATAAATCTTATGATCATCTGGAATACACACCTCTCTCAGTCCGGGGGAACCGTGAAGAGTAGAACCCATAATGACCCGACCATCTTGAAAGATGTGCTTGATTGGGATATCTTTTTCTTCTTTAGCCATGTATTCTCCTCACATTTTTTGTTCTTTATCGGGAACGTTCGACTTAAAAAAAATACCTAAGTCTTCTTTACTGTACCCAAAGATTGCAGCTAATTGAATTAGTTCATTTGCACCAATGGCAACAATACCATTTTCACGTTTTGCATAGGCAGCTCTTGACTTCCACCCCATCTGTTTAGCAACATCGTCCTGAGTTAAATCTTTAGCAATTCGTTCTGCCTTGATTCTACTTAAATCAATAGTCATATATTTTTCTCCTTTCTCTTCATCGTTCTTTTTCGAGAACAAAATAATAATAACATTATCGTTCTCTCTTGTCAACAAAAAAGATATAAAAAAACACAAAAAAATATTTTACATTTACTTCTTGTGCTTTTTTGGGAACAATGATATAATGTTTTTATCAACTTAATAGAGAGAAAAACATGCGAACAAATGAAGAAATAGTAAAAATACTAATAGATGAAAAAGACAAACAAAATCTTTCCATATCTGAACTCGCTCGCCGTGTAGATATGGCAAAGTCTGCTGTGTCTAGATATTTTAATTTCACAAGAGAATTTCCTTTGAATCGTGCTGATGACTTCGCTAAAGTTTTAGGGATTTCTACAGAATATCTATTGGGAATATCTAAGGAAGATACAGCCAGTACATCAGAACTTGATTTTCCTATTATAGAAGAAACAGTTGAAACTATGAAAAAACTTGATGAACCTCGTCAGAAAATTGTGCTTGATACTGCCAAAGAGCAACATAAAGAGCAGGAAGCAGAAAAAGTCTTATCATTAAATCACTATAAATTATCCGATGAGTACCTTGATGCTCAGATTAATAAAGCCAGCGCTTATGGCGGCGGAGAACTTAGTGATAATGACAAAGAGTTTTTCAAGCGTCTTTTAAAAAATACTCTTCAAGAAAGAATTGACCGTGAGGAGTAAAATGATTTATGGGAAAATTAAGAGAATTGTCTCGTGAACTTGGTGCTGAAATAATATATTTTAATGCTATCGAAAATGGTGTTGAACTGGAAAGCGACACCAAGGGAGTTTACTTACCGGATGACAATGTTATATATATACGTGATGATCTAACAATATATGAACAAGAAAATGTTATTCTTCATGAACTTGGCCATTGCTATTATGGTCATGTACATTACGATTGCCATTCAAAGGGCTATAGTAGTAAACAGGAAGCAGAAGCCAATTCATATATGGTAGCCTATAGATTTAAGGAATGGCTTCTAACTTGGGATTTTGCTCCACTTCCCGAGGAATTGAGTGTCCAACGTTTCATGAATGCTTATCATTTTGAATATAAAGTTGAGCATTTATGTGAGGATATGCTAGAGCAATATAATGCTGAGTATTATGAAACTGTTTAAATAAAAGAACGTGCGCTAATCACGTTAAAAGGGTAAGGAGATAATTAATGAAAAAATTGGGATTAATGATAGTTATGCTATTTTCTATTATTGCTTTGAGTGCTTGTTCAAATTCTAATAAAACAGCTGAAGAACTACCTAAATCAGAATCTAAAAAGCCAATTCCTAGTGGTTATATAAAAATTTCTGATCCATATTTTAAACCAAAGGAACAAGTTCAAGAAGAATTTAATCAATTAGGTCTAAAAGTAAAATTTGTAGTAACTAATTTTGATGAAAAGGCCGAGTCAAATTCAAAAAAAATAATTAAAGGAATGTGCGATCAGATTAGTTCTCAACCTAATGTAGAATATTTTGATGTTGATGAGTATGATAATCCAGATATTAGCTATTATGCTAAAAAAGGTAGTACCATAATTATTGGGTATTCTGACCACGATTATACACCAAAATCAATGAGTAAAAGTGCAACTACCAGTCCTTCTTCCAATATTACCCCTTCAAGTTCTAAAGAAGATTCACAACCTTCAACAAATAAAGATGCTGGTAAAGTATCCAGAGAATTTCAAAATGCATTATCATCAGCTAATAATTATTTAGATTATTCATCTTTTTCAAAAGAGGGTTTAAAAGAACAATTAATTTTTGAACAATTTCCTGAAGATGCTGCTCAATATGCAATTGACAATGTAAAAGTTGATTGGAACGAGCAAGCACTTAAAACTGCGAAATCTTATCTTGATTATTCGTCGTTCTCAAATGCAGACCTTCAAGATCAATTAATCTATGATAAGTTTACCCCCGAGCAAGCTCAGTACGCTATAAATAATTTACCAGAGTAACTTAAAATAAAAAATCCGTCCTAAACTTTGGCGAGTCCCAGGACGGATTTAGATCTAGTACAGAAACAACACGGCAATCGTGAAGTTTTCTTGTACCATTATAACAAAAAGAAAGGTACAAATACAATGAAAAAAGTAGCAGTGTACGCCCGTGTTTCAACTACCGTACAAGCTGAAGAGGGTTACTCTATTTCAGAACAAACAGACAAACTTTCCAAATATTGTGAAATAATGGGATGGACAGTCTACAATACTTATACCGATGCCGGATTTACTGGGTCAAATATTGAACGTCCTGCAATGCAACAACTCATAAAAGATGCTAAAGAAAGTAAATTTGATACTGTCCTTGTGTATAAGTTAGATCGACTAAGTCGCTCTCAAAAAGATACATTATTTCTTATTGAGGATGTTTTCAATAAAATTGGAATTGGGTTTGTCAGTCTACAAGAAAAGTTTGATACTACTACTCCTTTTGGGAAAGCAATGATTGGTATCCTCTCAGTCTTTGCACAGCTTGAACGTGAACAGATTAAAGAGCGTATGGCATTAGGATATGCTGGACGAATAAAGAGCGGTAAAACGGCTGCTCATAGCATACAGCCATTCGGTTATGATTACAATAAAGAAAAAGGAATATTATCAGCAAATCCACTACAAGCAAGTATAGTAAAACGTATATTTGAAATGTACCTGGACGGTGTCAGCATCGTTAAAATAGTAAGAATTTTAAATGACGAAGGGCACATTGGTAAAGAGAAACTTTGGGCACCAACTACAGTCAGAAGAACCCTTGCAAATCCAGTATATATTGGGTCTCAATTATTTAAAGGTGACCTCTATAAAACAGATAATGATGTCATAATTGACGAAAAAGTTTATTGGGCTGTACAAGATGAACTAGCAAAAAGGAATAAAAAAGTTAAAGAAGCAAATAATAATCCAAAACCTTTTCAGTCTAAATATATGCTATCAGGTATCTTGAAATGTGGAAAGTGTGGAAAACCTCTAATTATTGTTGTGGGTAACAAGAAAAAAGATGGAACTACAAACAATCGTTATCAATGTTACTACAGAAAAACAGGAGGGGGGAGCCGTCCTGTTGATTTCAATGAAAATAATGCCTGTGATTCCGGATATTTTCGACAAGATGCTTTAGAGAAGTATGTAATAGATTCAATTTCAGAATTACAAATCAATGATCAATTATTAGAAACAGCTGTATCCACTACGGAAGATAGTAACAAAGTAGATACTATGTCATTAAAAAAAGAACTTGATAGACTTGAAAAAGAATTGGCCAAATATAAAAATATGTATATGATTGATGCAATATCATTGGAAGAGCTTCAAGAACAAACTAAGCAGAATACCCTTAGAAAAAAATCTATCATTAATCAACTTAATCAAGATAAAACTGAGGTAAATAATCTCCGTATCTCTAGAGCAAAAAAACTTCTTTCTTCAAAAAACATAAGTGAACTTCCTTATGGTGAACAAAAAATCATGGTAAACACGATTATCAATAAAATTATATGTACCAATGCTGAATATTCTATAATATGGAACTTCTAATGTTTTTATACATAAAACAATAAAAATAGTGATATAATAAGATAGTACAAATAAAAAATGAGGTACTATTAATATGACAAATTCAAAGTATGCACTCTCAGCAACAGAAGTTATGGAAGTTATTCCTAATCGCTATCCAATTATGTTTATCGATTATGTTGACGAAATTTCAGAAAACAAGATTCTTGCTACAAAAAATGTAACAATCAATGAAGAAGTTTTCAATGGACATTTCCCTGGTAACCCGACCTTCCCTGGTGTTTTGATTTTGGAGAGTTTAGCACAAGCTGGCTCTATCTTGATTCTCAAAAAAGAAGAATTTCAAGGTAAAATGGCCTATATCGGAGCTATTGATAAAGCAAAATTCCGTCAAAAGGTTGTACCTGGTGATGTTATGAAATTAGAATTTGAAATTACAAAATTCCGTGGTAAAGTTGGTAAAGCAGACGCTGCTGCTTATGTCGATGGCAAAAAAGTAACAACTTGTGAGTTCACTTTCATCGTTGATGAAGCTGCTGAACAAGAGAAATAAAAAAGAGCAATCAAAAAGCCTCCTTGCTAGATAGGATGTTTTTTAATATTCATTTACTTATACTTTATTTTTCCCATGTTCCGATAGACCACATAACTGTCAGATAAAATGCGGGCGTTCATCTGTAAAGACATGCGACTTGCTGTATCTACACTTTCGATTTCTAATTTTTTTAAGGGACTTTCGTGAGAAAGCATCGTTAAATCTGAAATTTGCTCTAGGGTACTGCCCAAACCACTGCTTAAAAGTAATATCTTACTCCCTTTTGATTTTGCTAATCTTACTGCATTTACGAGACTTGGTGTTTCACCACTTTGTGAAATAACTAAGATCACATCCCTACTTGTAGACTGTTTAGAAAAATATAGTAACAAGTCATCATCATCAATATTAAAGCACGAACGATTTAAAAGATTAAATTTTCGAACCAGATAATTGGCGATTGGTGTTGTTGATCCCAAAGCAAAGATATAAAGGTGCTCTGCCCTATGAAGAATTGTAACCATCTCCTCAACAAGTTCTGCCGACAATAAATCAATTGTTTTTAGAACTTCTTCTAAATTTTTATTAATTACAGCATTAATATCATCGGAAAAGTTACCAACTCTTCTTGTTACTTTATTTTTGGTCAAGCTCCGATATTCAGAATAGCCAGAGTACCCTTTTTTCTTTAAAGTACGGATAATACTAGATGTTGACACATGCATGAGCTTTGCAAGCTCGGTGATATTCATTTTAAGATTCTCAGGGTTATTTATCAAATAGCTATAAATATACTGTTCAGTATGAGTCAATTTTTCTTTTTTCATGGTAATCCCTTCGCGCTTATCCCTTATCTAGCTTAATTCTATTGTAACTAAAAACTATTACTCACACAAATGTTAAAAAGGAACAAGCTAAATCCTAAGGCTTCTATTGATGCACTTCTGACTCTTTACTTTTAGTAGTTAGCTTATTATAGAATATTACTACAAATCCAAATGCAAAAATGCTAATAAACAGATAACTCATCAGAATTCCGCGAACACCAATGTAATCTATTGTGGAAGCATAGAGTTGTGCCAGTACTACCCCTGCCAGGTTCGCTATAAACATATAACGCATAGTTAGTGTCCCCATGATTTTTTCGCTTAGATGGGATTTTAGAATTGTTAGAACTCCAACATAAAGAAAAGCAAAATTTACACCATGTAAGAGATAGGTGGCGATAAAAGTCAATGCATTAGGACTCATCAAGGCTAGTGCCCATCGCAAAATGGAAGCCAAAAAGCCAACTATGAGGATTCTCTGTGCTCCCACTTTACGTATCCAAGCATCCACTACATAAAAAGCCGAAACTTCGGACACACAAGAACCGAGAAAAACTGCAATACTTACGTAAAGTGTAACTTGTTGCAAAGGCAAGGAGAATTGCTCACGCAGATAGCCATTAAAGAGATATCCGAAAGATCCAGGTAAAGTCGTTATCAAGGCACAAGCAAGAATCAATAAGGTTGCTTGGAAAGGAATTTTAACTTTCGAACGACTTATATTTTGTAGATTTCTAGTTTTTGAAAAGGGAGCTTTGAGTTGTAAAAATAACAAGATTAGATTGATCCCTGCTGACAAAATCATTAAGGCGGAAATATCAAAGCCTAGTAGTAAAATACCGCTCACAATAAAGCCGCTGGTCGCATAGCCCAATGAACCAAACATACGAAATTTTCCAAAATCCAACCCTTTACGATTCACTTCCTCTAAGACGGAGCTTTCATAAAAAATATCGCATCCCACTGCTCCTATTTGATAAATCATGAAAGCCATCACAAAAATAGTGGGCTCATTTACGATAAAAAGTAGTAATGAAAGTACAATGCGCACTA
This window encodes:
- a CDS encoding DUF4313 domain-containing protein; protein product: MNKTITFDGNQLVLTKTTYTHDQSLAVAAETQSKELYAVLTVNLDFPVFDNSQFFDINMYKGKELLELLVKEGIVEKTGMELRSGFVNYPMVTWNL
- a CDS encoding HNH endonuclease yields the protein MEIRQIPDYPNYGATKDGRIFSYYTNKFLKVKKQPRCAQVMLTFEGLTFWKTVGRLVFIAFYGYEPECITYRDGDVYNTRLDNLVETTRAFVARWSYYKKEKMATREPLKFCKVNPETSELEIVAPRPKSPEYLAAMQCSRYKRITYKGFIYYKVGKKEELITSLQYRIRHNNWLIESVEIAIPIPRGKLKKFNSDNQKYIEVLKGINDEQNNNL
- a CDS encoding AAA family ATPase, encoding MIKINKLEIENVKRVKAVKLEPTKNGLTIIGGRNGQGKTSILDSIAWALGGNKHKPSQPQREGSVLPPSLHIVMSNGLEVRRDGKNSDLKVIDPSGNKAGQQLLNGFVEELAINLPKFMEASNTDKAKTLLQIIGVGEQLALLEQKEKELYNERHMIGQIADQKQKFADEQTYYPEAPKEPVSASELIQQQQAILAKNAENGRIRGQRDSLKQRQAELDSEIARLIEEKAKVDQQLVIAEKSALDLHDESTEELEQNIQQVDEINRKVRANLDKDKANEDAQDYKNQYLELDEDIANVRRDMKKLLDDADLPLPGLSVSEGELLYNGQRWDNMSGAEQLKVSTAIVRKLKPECGFILIDKLEQMDVETLEEFGQWLEEEQLQAIATRVSTGDECSIIISDGYGEEVETTHKNVLPVAPEAPKYQF
- a CDS encoding helix-turn-helix domain-containing protein encodes the protein MTIDLSRIKAERIAKDLTQDDVAKQMGWKSRAAYAKRENGIVAIGANELIQLAAIFGYSKEDLGIFFKSNVPDKEQKM
- a CDS encoding helix-turn-helix domain-containing protein, producing the protein MRTNEEIVKILIDEKDKQNLSISELARRVDMAKSAVSRYFNFTREFPLNRADDFAKVLGISTEYLLGISKEDTASTSELDFPIIEETVETMKKLDEPRQKIVLDTAKEQHKEQEAEKVLSLNHYKLSDEYLDAQINKASAYGGGELSDNDKEFFKRLLKNTLQERIDREE
- a CDS encoding ImmA/IrrE family metallo-endopeptidase; this encodes MGKLRELSRELGAEIIYFNAIENGVELESDTKGVYLPDDNVIYIRDDLTIYEQENVILHELGHCYYGHVHYDCHSKGYSSKQEAEANSYMVAYRFKEWLLTWDFAPLPEELSVQRFMNAYHFEYKVEHLCEDMLEQYNAEYYETV
- a CDS encoding Ltp family lipoprotein yields the protein MKKLGLMIVMLFSIIALSACSNSNKTAEELPKSESKKPIPSGYIKISDPYFKPKEQVQEEFNQLGLKVKFVVTNFDEKAESNSKKIIKGMCDQISSQPNVEYFDVDEYDNPDISYYAKKGSTIIIGYSDHDYTPKSMSKSATTSPSSNITPSSSKEDSQPSTNKDAGKVSREFQNALSSANNYLDYSSFSKEGLKEQLIFEQFPEDAAQYAIDNVKVDWNEQALKTAKSYLDYSSFSNADLQDQLIYDKFTPEQAQYAINNLPE
- a CDS encoding recombinase family protein encodes the protein MKKVAVYARVSTTVQAEEGYSISEQTDKLSKYCEIMGWTVYNTYTDAGFTGSNIERPAMQQLIKDAKESKFDTVLVYKLDRLSRSQKDTLFLIEDVFNKIGIGFVSLQEKFDTTTPFGKAMIGILSVFAQLEREQIKERMALGYAGRIKSGKTAAHSIQPFGYDYNKEKGILSANPLQASIVKRIFEMYLDGVSIVKIVRILNDEGHIGKEKLWAPTTVRRTLANPVYIGSQLFKGDLYKTDNDVIIDEKVYWAVQDELAKRNKKVKEANNNPKPFQSKYMLSGILKCGKCGKPLIIVVGNKKKDGTTNNRYQCYYRKTGGGSRPVDFNENNACDSGYFRQDALEKYVIDSISELQINDQLLETAVSTTEDSNKVDTMSLKKELDRLEKELAKYKNMYMIDAISLEELQEQTKQNTLRKKSIINQLNQDKTEVNNLRISRAKKLLSSKNISELPYGEQKIMVNTIINKIICTNAEYSIIWNF
- the fabZ gene encoding 3-hydroxyacyl-ACP dehydratase FabZ — translated: MTNSKYALSATEVMEVIPNRYPIMFIDYVDEISENKILATKNVTINEEVFNGHFPGNPTFPGVLILESLAQAGSILILKKEEFQGKMAYIGAIDKAKFRQKVVPGDVMKLEFEITKFRGKVGKADAAAYVDGKKVTTCEFTFIVDEAAEQEK
- a CDS encoding MurR/RpiR family transcriptional regulator, translating into MKKEKLTHTEQYIYSYLINNPENLKMNITELAKLMHVSTSSIIRTLKKKGYSGYSEYRSLTKNKVTRRVGNFSDDINAVINKNLEEVLKTIDLLSAELVEEMVTILHRAEHLYIFALGSTTPIANYLVRKFNLLNRSCFNIDDDDLLLYFSKQSTSRDVILVISQSGETPSLVNAVRLAKSKGSKILLLSSGLGSTLEQISDLTMLSHESPLKKLEIESVDTASRMSLQMNARILSDSYVVYRNMGKIKYK
- a CDS encoding MFS transporter, which translates into the protein MTNIIYRIQLYMYSVLTAMWIFQYEPLMLVKNVGTSVSLQVLTLVQLIVIGSLFLYGKLLKQGKWRNFVICCTLVVRIVLSLLLFIVNEPTIFVMAFMIYQIGAVGCDIFYESSVLEEVNRKGLDFGKFRMFGSLGYATSGFIVSGILLLGFDISALMILSAGINLILLFLQLKAPFSKTRNLQNISRSKVKIPFQATLLILACALITTLPGSFGYLFNGYLREQFSLPLQQVTLYVSIAVFLGSCVSEVSAFYVVDAWIRKVGAQRILIVGFLASILRWALALMSPNALTFIATYLLHGVNFAFLYVGVLTILKSHLSEKIMGTLTMRYMFIANLAGVVLAQLYASTIDYIGVRGILMSYLFISIFAFGFVVIFYNKLTTKSKESEVHQ